One region of Streptococcus parasanguinis genomic DNA includes:
- the tilS gene encoding tRNA lysidine(34) synthetase TilS yields the protein MEKRFLEFCEKQYLFTPHRRVLVALSGGLDSMNLYELLYKNKERLKIHLVLAHVNHGQRPESDLEESELRTLADRRETRIHVAHYSGDFTEAKARTFRYDFFKQIMEKEDCTALVTGHHANDQAETTFMRLIRGTKLRHLSGIPVRQPFGKGELIRPLLTFTKDELMKIPHFEDSSNDSQDYFRNRVRHQYLPEFEKENPQMQASLRYLAEEVNRWHQALKELTSKLSIQDLASFRKYSHSVQSFLLEEYLAQFPDLQLGRAQFQELLDLLRKKRNCIHYLKSNYELHQEYDFFEIRKISQKSDDQPLPFLLEFGNIFDIANYKLSFGQPLVGENVEILSVSRETPILIRGRKEGDHLLVNGHHQKLRRWFINHKIPISLRQKALIIEQNHNILSVVGLVTSDLSKPSKSGIMKDSLYIQKIDR from the coding sequence ATGGAAAAGCGATTTTTAGAGTTTTGTGAAAAACAATATCTATTTACTCCCCATCGCCGTGTTTTAGTTGCCTTATCTGGTGGATTGGATTCAATGAATCTGTATGAACTTTTATATAAGAATAAAGAACGATTGAAAATCCATCTGGTACTCGCTCATGTCAATCATGGACAAAGACCAGAATCGGATTTAGAAGAAAGTGAACTTCGAACGCTAGCTGATAGGCGAGAGACACGTATCCATGTGGCTCACTATTCGGGTGATTTTACAGAAGCAAAAGCTCGTACCTTTCGTTATGATTTTTTTAAACAGATTATGGAGAAAGAGGATTGCACCGCTTTAGTAACAGGTCATCATGCAAACGATCAAGCCGAAACAACTTTCATGCGCTTGATACGAGGAACAAAATTACGCCATTTAAGTGGTATTCCTGTACGCCAACCATTTGGTAAGGGTGAGTTAATCCGTCCTTTGTTAACTTTTACCAAAGATGAGTTGATGAAAATCCCTCACTTTGAAGACAGTAGCAATGACTCACAGGACTATTTTCGAAATCGTGTACGCCATCAATACCTTCCAGAATTTGAAAAAGAAAATCCCCAAATGCAAGCAAGTCTTCGCTATTTAGCAGAGGAAGTGAATCGTTGGCACCAAGCACTAAAAGAATTGACTAGCAAGTTAAGCATTCAAGATTTAGCTTCTTTTAGAAAGTATTCTCATTCTGTACAATCATTCTTATTAGAAGAGTATTTGGCACAATTTCCAGATTTGCAACTTGGTAGGGCCCAGTTTCAAGAATTATTAGATTTACTGCGAAAAAAAAGAAATTGCATTCATTATTTAAAGTCGAATTATGAACTACATCAAGAATATGATTTCTTTGAAATACGAAAAATCAGTCAAAAGTCGGATGACCAACCCCTTCCTTTTTTGTTAGAATTTGGGAATATCTTTGATATTGCAAATTATAAACTATCTTTTGGACAACCATTAGTAGGGGAAAATGTAGAAATTCTTTCTGTTTCACGCGAAACTCCCATCTTAATTAGAGGGAGAAAGGAAGGAGATCACCTGCTTGTTAATGGCCACCATCAAAAATTAAGACGGTGGTTTATCAACCATAAAATTCCAATTTCGCTTCGGCAAAAAGCTCTCATTATAGAACAGAATCATAATATTCTTTCTGTAGTGGGATTGGTAACGAGTGATTTGAGTAAGCCCTCAAAAAGTGGTATAATGAAAGATAGTCTTTATATTCAAAAAATAGATAGGTAA
- the hpt gene encoding hypoxanthine phosphoribosyltransferase, producing the protein MLEKDIKKVLVSHDEIVEAAKKLGETLTKEYQGKNPIFVGILKGSVPFMAELINHVDTHIELDFMLVSSYHGGTASSGIINIIKDIDQDITGRDILFVEDIIDTGKTLKSLKELFEERNAASVKIATLLDKPEGRLVEIEADYTCFTIPNEFVVGYGLDYDENYRNLPYVGVLKEEVYSK; encoded by the coding sequence ATGTTAGAAAAAGATATAAAAAAAGTATTGGTTTCACATGATGAAATTGTAGAAGCAGCAAAGAAATTGGGTGAAACCCTAACAAAAGAGTACCAAGGGAAAAATCCAATTTTTGTTGGAATTTTGAAAGGCTCTGTTCCATTTATGGCAGAGTTGATCAACCACGTGGATACACATATTGAATTGGATTTTATGCTGGTTTCAAGTTATCATGGTGGTACGGCAAGCTCAGGTATTATTAATATTATCAAGGATATCGACCAAGATATTACTGGTAGAGATATTTTATTTGTAGAAGATATTATCGATACAGGTAAAACCCTCAAGAGTCTAAAAGAACTCTTTGAAGAACGAAATGCAGCATCTGTGAAGATTGCTACCTTACTGGATAAACCTGAAGGACGTTTGGTTGAGATTGAAGCAGATTACACCTGCTTTACGATTCCAAATGAGTTTGTTGTAGGATATGGTTTAGACTATGATGAAAATTATCGTAACCTACCCTATGTTGGTGTATTAAAAGAGGAAGTGTACTCAAAATAG
- a CDS encoding FtsB family cell division protein translates to MPKNIVQMNNKYIKDESQRKRFLEEERKKRNRFLGLVLILVMLLFILPTYNLAQSYQSLQDKKEQYKQLEKEYKETSEQKEYQQDIAKKLKDDDYATKYARAKYSFSKDGEYVYTIPDLLPQ, encoded by the coding sequence ATGCCTAAAAATATCGTTCAAATGAACAATAAATATATCAAAGACGAAAGTCAGCGAAAACGTTTTTTAGAAGAAGAAAGAAAAAAACGCAATCGTTTTCTAGGGCTCGTTTTGATATTGGTCATGTTACTGTTTATTCTTCCAACTTATAATTTAGCCCAGAGCTATCAATCGCTACAAGATAAAAAAGAACAATACAAACAGTTGGAAAAAGAGTATAAAGAAACAAGTGAACAAAAAGAATACCAACAAGACATCGCTAAAAAATTAAAAGACGATGATTATGCAACAAAATATGCACGCGCAAAGTATTCTTTTTCAAAAGATGGTGAATATGTTTATACCATCCCAGATTTACTCCCCCAATAA
- the ftsH gene encoding ATP-dependent zinc metalloprotease FtsH: MNNRKNNGFVRNPFLYLLIIVAAVTGFQYFFAGNGVGQSQQINYTELVKEIKNDNVKTISYQPNGSVIEIAGTYNKAKESKEDTGIQFFTPSVQKVSRFTSVILPSDITVNELQKLAADHKAEITIKRESSSGMWITILTSIVPFVIVMFFFFSMMNQGGGGGARGAMNFGRNKARAANKEDIKVRFSDVAGAEEEKQELVEVVEFLKDPKRFTKLGARIPAGVLLEGPPGTGKTLLAKAVAGEAGVPFFSISGSDFVEMFVGVGASRVRSLFEDAKKAAPAIIFIDEIDAVGRQRGVGLGGGNDEREQTLNQLLIEMDGFEGNEGIIVIAATNRSDVLDPALLRPGRFDRKVLVGRPDVKGREAILRVHAKNKPLAQDVDLKLVAQQTPGFVGADLENVLNEAALVAARRNKKVIDAADIDEAEDRVIAGPSKKDRTISQKEREMVAYHEAGHTIVGLVLSNARVVHKVTIVPRGRAGGYMIALPKEDQMLLSKEDMKEQLAGLMGGRVAEEIIFNSQTTGASNDFEQATQMARAMVTEYGMSEKLGPVQYEGNHAMFGAQSPQKMISERTAYEIDEEVRSLLNEARNKAAEIIQGNRETHKLIAEALLKYETLDSVQIKSLYETGKMPENSEHELEEEAKPLSYDEIKSKLEENN; the protein is encoded by the coding sequence ATGAATAACAGAAAAAATAACGGTTTTGTCCGAAATCCATTTCTGTATTTGTTGATTATTGTAGCGGCTGTGACAGGATTCCAGTACTTTTTTGCGGGTAATGGGGTTGGTCAAAGTCAGCAAATCAACTACACAGAATTGGTCAAAGAAATTAAAAATGATAATGTAAAAACGATCAGTTACCAACCAAATGGTAGTGTGATTGAAATTGCAGGTACCTATAATAAAGCAAAAGAATCAAAAGAAGATACAGGAATTCAATTTTTTACCCCAAGTGTTCAAAAAGTATCTCGCTTTACTAGTGTCATCCTTCCATCTGATATCACTGTCAATGAATTACAAAAATTAGCAGCTGACCACAAAGCAGAAATCACCATTAAGCGTGAGAGCTCAAGTGGCATGTGGATAACAATTCTCACTTCAATTGTTCCATTTGTTATTGTCATGTTCTTCTTCTTCTCAATGATGAACCAAGGCGGTGGCGGAGGTGCCAGAGGTGCCATGAACTTTGGTCGTAATAAAGCCCGCGCTGCTAATAAAGAAGATATTAAAGTTCGTTTTTCAGATGTAGCAGGAGCTGAAGAAGAAAAACAAGAACTTGTTGAAGTTGTTGAATTTTTAAAAGATCCAAAACGCTTTACTAAATTGGGTGCAAGAATCCCAGCAGGTGTGCTTCTTGAAGGCCCTCCCGGAACTGGTAAAACCCTTTTAGCAAAAGCAGTAGCTGGTGAAGCTGGAGTGCCATTCTTCAGTATCTCTGGTTCTGACTTCGTTGAAATGTTTGTCGGAGTCGGTGCTAGCCGGGTTCGTTCACTTTTTGAAGATGCTAAAAAAGCAGCACCAGCCATTATCTTTATCGATGAAATTGATGCTGTTGGGCGCCAGCGTGGTGTAGGTCTTGGTGGTGGAAATGATGAACGTGAACAAACCCTTAACCAGCTCTTGATTGAGATGGATGGTTTTGAAGGCAACGAAGGAATCATTGTTATCGCAGCAACTAACCGTTCTGATGTCCTTGACCCTGCCCTTCTTCGTCCTGGCCGTTTTGACCGTAAAGTATTGGTTGGACGTCCAGATGTGAAAGGTCGTGAGGCAATTCTTCGTGTTCATGCTAAGAATAAGCCACTTGCTCAAGATGTGGACTTGAAATTAGTTGCTCAACAAACACCAGGATTTGTCGGTGCTGATCTCGAAAATGTTTTGAACGAAGCAGCCTTGGTTGCAGCTCGTCGAAATAAAAAAGTAATTGATGCTGCTGATATCGATGAAGCAGAAGATCGTGTTATTGCAGGTCCATCTAAGAAAGATCGGACGATTTCACAAAAAGAACGTGAAATGGTTGCTTATCACGAAGCTGGTCATACAATCGTTGGTTTGGTCTTATCAAATGCTCGTGTAGTTCATAAAGTTACGATTGTTCCACGTGGTCGTGCAGGCGGTTACATGATTGCCCTTCCTAAAGAAGATCAAATGTTACTTTCTAAAGAAGATATGAAAGAACAATTAGCTGGGCTCATGGGAGGACGTGTTGCCGAAGAAATTATTTTCAATTCGCAAACAACGGGTGCTTCAAATGACTTTGAACAAGCTACCCAAATGGCGCGTGCAATGGTGACAGAATATGGTATGAGTGAAAAACTTGGACCGGTCCAATATGAAGGAAATCATGCAATGTTTGGTGCTCAAAGCCCACAAAAAATGATTTCAGAACGAACAGCTTACGAAATTGATGAAGAAGTTCGTAGTCTGTTGAATGAAGCCCGTAATAAAGCGGCAGAAATTATTCAAGGAAATAGAGAAACGCATAAACTAATTGCGGAAGCTCTATTAAAATATGAAACCTTGGATAGTGTTCAAATTAAATCATTATATGAAACAGGAAAAATGCCTGAAAATTCAGAGCATGAATTAGAAGAAGAAGCAAAACCTCTATCATATGATGAGATTAAGTCAAAATTAGAAGAAAATAACTAA
- a CDS encoding sigma-70 family RNA polymerase sigma factor yields MEFNKMYQKVKYIVRKCEKEYYIQLWEKDDWEQEGQLTLFELYQKNPEIETNEELLYTYFKTKFRNHIKDKIRQQESDKRKINRLPYIEIGEISHRISSRKIYLDELVVLRDALKRFKEKLTVKEKEQYEALLANRRCLGKTKMKKKLENYLKDFKNSI; encoded by the coding sequence ATGGAATTTAATAAAATGTATCAAAAAGTAAAATATATTGTAAGAAAATGTGAAAAAGAATATTATATTCAATTATGGGAAAAAGATGATTGGGAACAAGAAGGACAGCTAACACTCTTTGAACTTTATCAAAAAAATCCTGAAATTGAAACAAATGAAGAATTACTTTATACATATTTCAAAACAAAATTTAGAAATCATATTAAAGATAAAATAAGACAACAGGAAAGTGATAAGAGAAAAATTAATAGACTTCCATATATTGAAATTGGAGAAATTAGTCACAGAATTTCATCAAGAAAAATATATTTAGATGAGCTGGTTGTTCTGAGAGATGCATTAAAACGTTTTAAAGAAAAATTAACCGTAAAAGAAAAAGAACAATATGAAGCATTACTAGCAAACAGAAGATGTCTAGGAAAAACAAAAATGAAAAAGAAATTAGAGAACTATCTAAAGGATTTTAAAAATTCAATTTAA
- a CDS encoding serine hydrolase has translation MSKRFLLLLLVPILFIGSQAASIEQSEFSQTMAHPSELYFSSIPANPNVYRKISVFSDPQLKKAKGEILPNTPFTIEQLFVNDEGKAVFKIADKGYVLADSSVIFSDVVQETQEKKQEMWLKPGFKVYDRPLINGAKEKSTPLSPYTKVTVLRTAKTLRDEFVEIEGQGWVNKAFVTEKDNRMEKVQDLLNSKYNSPSYGIYVKQLETGNTAGINPQKEMYSASVTKLPYLYYVQEQLNKKAISPTTTYKYIPEVNDFKGGYEPEGSGSLSKTPDGKEYSVQELVDKIAKESDNVGHNILNYYVTHQSDQDFQKTLDRIAKKHWDVEKREASAEMAGNVMEAVYQQNGSIIDALSSTKYDDQRIARDLPVKVAHKIGDAYDFRHDVAIVYTNSPYVIAIFTDHSNYDTISNISKDIYEVLK, from the coding sequence GTGTCTAAACGATTTCTGCTCCTATTGTTAGTTCCAATTTTATTTATTGGGTCTCAAGCAGCGAGTATCGAGCAGTCTGAGTTTTCTCAGACAATGGCTCATCCATCAGAACTTTATTTTTCTTCAATTCCAGCGAATCCTAATGTCTATCGCAAAATTTCTGTTTTTTCTGATCCTCAGTTGAAAAAAGCAAAAGGAGAAATTCTTCCCAACACACCGTTTACAATCGAACAACTCTTTGTAAATGATGAAGGGAAAGCTGTATTTAAAATAGCAGATAAAGGATATGTATTAGCAGATTCTTCTGTCATTTTTTCTGATGTTGTGCAAGAAACACAAGAAAAAAAACAAGAAATGTGGCTAAAACCTGGTTTTAAAGTGTACGACCGACCCTTAATAAATGGTGCAAAAGAAAAAAGTACACCTCTTTCTCCTTATACAAAAGTGACAGTCTTACGTACAGCTAAGACTTTACGAGATGAGTTTGTGGAGATTGAAGGTCAGGGCTGGGTGAACAAAGCATTCGTTACTGAAAAAGATAATCGAATGGAAAAAGTTCAGGACTTGTTAAATAGTAAATACAATTCTCCTTCGTATGGAATCTATGTAAAACAATTAGAGACTGGAAATACTGCTGGAATCAATCCGCAAAAAGAAATGTATTCTGCCAGTGTAACGAAATTACCATACTTGTACTACGTCCAAGAACAGCTCAATAAAAAAGCCATTTCCCCAACTACAACCTACAAATATATTCCAGAAGTAAATGATTTCAAAGGAGGCTATGAACCAGAAGGAAGTGGTAGTCTTTCAAAAACACCCGATGGAAAAGAATACAGTGTTCAAGAGTTGGTAGATAAGATTGCAAAAGAATCAGATAATGTTGGACATAATATCTTGAATTATTATGTCACTCATCAATCAGATCAAGACTTCCAAAAAACTTTGGATAGGATTGCAAAGAAACATTGGGATGTTGAAAAAAGAGAAGCATCCGCTGAAATGGCTGGCAATGTCATGGAGGCTGTCTATCAACAAAATGGCTCTATTATTGATGCGCTCTCCTCTACAAAATATGATGATCAACGGATTGCGCGTGACCTTCCAGTAAAAGTTGCTCATAAAATTGGAGATGCCTATGATTTCAGACATGATGTTGCGATTGTATACACAAATTCACCCTATGTAATAGCCATTTTTACAGATCATTCGAATTATGATACGATTTCCAACATTTCAAAAGATATCTATGAGGTATTGAAATAA
- a CDS encoding SP_0009 family protein: MENILQTVKQFLEFSDEKLEELKKKNQMIKLQKDEKERNTGV, from the coding sequence ATGGAAAATATCTTACAAACAGTTAAACAATTTCTTGAATTTTCAGATGAAAAATTAGAGGAATTAAAAAAGAAAAACCAAATGATCAAACTTCAAAAGGATGAAAAGGAAAGGAATACAGGTGTCTAA
- a CDS encoding RNA-binding S4 domain-containing protein, giving the protein MRLDKYLKVSRIIKRRPVAKEVADKGRIKVNGVLAKSSTDLKVNDQIEVRFGNKVLTVKVLEMLDSTKKEDASKMYEIISETRIEEDA; this is encoded by the coding sequence ATGAGATTAGATAAATATTTAAAAGTTTCTCGCATTATTAAGCGTCGTCCTGTTGCAAAGGAAGTTGCAGATAAAGGGCGGATCAAAGTCAATGGAGTATTAGCCAAAAGTTCAACGGATTTGAAAGTGAATGATCAAATTGAAGTTCGTTTTGGAAATAAAGTATTGACGGTTAAAGTCTTGGAAATGTTGGATAGTACAAAAAAAGAAGATGCATCCAAAATGTACGAAATAATTAGTGAAACAAGGATAGAAGAAGATGCCTAA